In Cenarchaeum symbiont of Oopsacas minuta, the sequence TCTTACATCATGGGTTTTCTTATCCATCACAATTTTTGCATTAGGGCTTAATTCATCATTGAATAATTTAATATCTGTGCGAACGTCAGATACGTCCCATTTTTCAGTAGAGATCGCAACTGTCTTGTAGGTCATATTCTGTTTAGGTTTTTTATTGCTGTTAAAACTTGTCGCTTGGTCTGACAACTCAATTATCTCCTTTTTCCTTTGGCTTTTCTTTGACGTGGCATATTCCAATAAGGACTCTTACACGCAGGGCAAATGATTGCCATTTTGATCTCTTTTGGATTTTTCTGATCAATTGATTTTGGACACCAAATGTGATCACATCTTTCGCATTGATATCCCTTTACTTGTATTATCGCCATATCTTTACAGTATATGTTATACAACATTGTTATTTAAACATATACTTATAAGTTATGTTTATATTATGATACGACTATACCTATAACGTAAGAAAATGAACCCACGTAAACAACAAGCAAAACAAATTCTCGCAACCCCAAACATGGTGATCCAAACCACACAAACGTCATTCACAGTACGATCAACAACAAAACCCGATACATGCTATACAGTATCAAGAACAGGTAACGGTCTAATTTGCACTTGTCCAGACCATCAACACCGCAAGACTGACTGTAAGCACATCCACGTCATTTTAAACATCATAAAACAAAACAGAGGTTATGCAAACAACGAGTTCAAAATAATGGAACGTGCAAAACTCAATCTCTGCAAGTATTGCAGTTCGGGCAATATCCGTAAACGTGGATTTAGTATACCCCAAAGCATAAGTTCGTTTAAAAAATGCATAGCAACCTTTTTTGATCACCTCGTTTACAACAATTCATGCAAGTCAGTGATGAGGATCTCCTTCAGGCCTATAACAAATGCAAAGATATACGCATGATAGCACGATTGCATGCCATGTGTNNNNNNNNNNNNNNNNNNNNNNNNNNNNNNNNNNNNNNNNNNNNNNNNNNNNNNNNNNNNNNNNNNNNNNNNNNNNNNNNNNNNNNNNNNNNNNNNNNNNNNNNNNNNNNNNNNNNNNNNNNNNNNNNNNNNNNNNNNNNNNNNNNNNNNNNNNNNNNNNNNNNNNNNNNNNNNNNNNNNNNNNNNNNNNNNNNNNNNNNNNNNNNNNNNNNNNNNNNNNNNNNNNNNNNNNNNNNNNNNNNNNNNNNNNNNNNNNNNNNNNNNNNNNNNNNNNNNNNNNNNNNNNNNNNNNNNNNNNNNNNNNNNNNNNNNNNNNNNNNNNNNNNNNNNNNNNNNNNNNNNNNNNNNNNNNNNNNNNNNNNNNNNNNNNNNNNNNNNNNNNNNNNNNNNNNNNNNNNNNNNNNNNNNNNNNNNNNNNNNNNNNNNNNNNNNNNNNNNNNNNNNNNNNNNNNNNNNNNNNNNNNNNNNNNNNNNNNNNNNNNNNNNNNNNNNNNNNNNNNNNNNNNNNNNNNNNNNNNNNNNNNNNNNNNNNNNNNNNNNNNNNNNNNNNNNNNNNNNNNNNNNNNNNNNNNNNNNNNNNNNNNNNNNNNNNNNNNNNNNNNNNNNNNNNNNNNNNNNNNNNNNNNNNNNNNNNNNNNNNNNNNNNNNNNNNNNNNNNNNNNNNNNNNNNNNNNNNNNNNNNNNNNNNNNNNNNNNNNNNNNNNNNNNNNNNNNNNNNNNNNNNNNNNNNNNNNNNNNNNNNNNNNNNNNNNNNNNNNNNNNNNNNNNNNNNNNNNNNNNNNNNNNNNNNNNNNNNNNNNNNNNNNNNNNNNNNNNNNNNNNNNNNNNNNNNNNNNNNNNNNNNNNNNNNNNNNNNNNNNNNNNNNNNNNNNNNNNNNNNNNNNNNNNNNNNNNNNNNNNNNNNNCTGCTAAACACATGGCGATAAGATATGGTGGTGCATATAGAAAACTCTATGAAGAGATGTGTATGCTGTTTGAGAATACCAAAAACTATGCCAATTGTGGTGCATGCGTTTGAATACGCATTTGATTGCATGTTGGATGGATATCATAGCTTTGAAATGCCAGAAATGAAGAGGTTGATCAAACGGTTGGTAAATGCCACAGAAACTCTTTGCATTTATTGAGCATAAAGACATTCCACCTACAAACAATGCTGCCGAGCGTGATGTTGTGGTTCGCCGTAAGATAAGCAGTCTATGAAAAGAATGTCCAACTTTCTAACATGTGTTTTGACATGGAAAGCACACGGTAAGCGCATCTTTGAAGAGGTACTCCGTATTGTTTAATAGCTGACCTCATACGTATATTGTTTAAACTAACTTATGAGCGGCAGTATACTTGTATGCTAGAATTATTTCTGTAATAATAAAAGATGGTTATTTGACACAATAGGTCTTATGATGATTTGTAAATATTCTTGTCACTATATCATAAATGTAAATCTATATTTTCATCCACAAAGAAAAGATCAACCAACATCTTGCACACATGTTTGCCATATTGAATTTATTTCATGTCGTAATCTCTACGTATTGACAGTGATCAAACTCATAAATGTTGTATGTCTCCAATCTTGACCATTCTTAAAACCCTAGATTTGTATTTTGAATGTTATTTGATATTGATAATTTGGTGCAATTACAGATGGATCTGCTCATTCGTGTACTAGATCATTAATCACAACACCATAGTTTTACATATTTTATCAAAAAATTTGGAGTAAGACACATGGTTCAAAGATCTTAATTTTGGAGGGTCTACTAGACTATTCGTGGTCAAATTTCTAGTAAGAATTAAATCAATACTATGAAAAGTATAATTGCGCCGTCCTAGCTCAGCGTGGTAGAGCGTCGGACTGTTAATCCGTTGGTCGCCAGTTCAAGTCTGGTGGACGGCGCCATGAATTATCTCAAGAGATCATAAAATGATAAATGCCGTCAATAATTTCTATAAATAAATAAATTCGTCCATGATCTCACACCATTTGATCCAAATTAGCAGAGTATCATGGTATTCCATATGGCAGACTACGCGACATTTTAATCATCGTAAATATGATTTCCCCATATGAGAAAAACCATCATACCGTCTCAAATGAGAGTAGGATTTTCCTTGAAAAAGGAAGTTTTTTTTGTAACATTTGCATCAATAATTGGAGCTGCTTTCATGCATACTCCAAGGCTCATTATCGGTGATGGTGATTTTGCCCAATATAGGATTACACTACTCATCATAGCAAGAACATTAGGCTCTGAATCATACTTTGTTGGGTTTGTAATTCACATTGGCGTGGCCATAATAATAGGCATTATAATTGGCGTTCTTTTACACAAGATATTAAAATTCAACATGTCCTCATTTGTACACGGAATAATTTATGGATCATTTTCTGGCATAGTGGTGTTTGCAGTGTTTGCAATTCCAGTAGCAACTTTAATTCTTATGCCAAATAGTATTCAAGTCATACAGATGATAAATGAAAATAATATGTTTGGGTCAGAACATGTAACTTCCATCTCTCTCATATCAGGTATTGTAGATATGTTTGTAATGCATATAATATGGGGGCTTTCACTTGGAACCATCTCTTCAATATTAACACGTGCTGGGGGCACAAACTATCGTTGCCACATATGTGATATTGAATTTTCAAAAGAGTCTACGTGCAGAAAACACATATCGCATATACACGAAAATCCTTCCCCACATATAAAAAAAATACTAATACTTGGATGTGGATACGGTGGTATAGGCGTATTACAAAGAGTTCAGAAAGCATTTGACGTGGACGTAAATGTTAGTATCACCCTAGTAGGAGAAGAGAATTTTTTTCTGCATACGCCATTGCTTCCAGAGATGGCCACTGGGATGATCGCTACAAGACACATTGCCACACCTGTACGTATGTTTTGTAAAAGGGCGCGATACTATCATGCAAAAGTGAATTGGGTAGATTTAGAAAATTCACGTATAGGTATAACTCGCAATTTAGATGGCAAGGGTGCAGAACTTGGATATGATCATTTAGTGATGGCCATGGGTGCAAAGACTAATTTTTTTGGTAATAAAAATGTCGAAAAATATGCCCATACAATAAAGACCATGAATGATGCTGTCAAGCTACGAAACCATATGATCATGTCTATGGAGCGCGCAGATCAAGAAGATGATCCAAAGATGGTCTTAAAGATGATGACATTTGTAGTCGTTGGAGGTGGTTTTTCAGGTGTAGAGACTGTGGGGGAGATTAACGATTTTGTACGAGAATCTTTAGAAACGTATTATAGAAATATTGACCCAAAAAGAATTCGTATTATACTTGTTTCCTCAGGACCTCTGCTACCTGAGATTGGTGGACTAGGCGAATATGTTACCAAATCTCTCAAAGAGAACGGCATCGAGATCATTACACCAAGTCGTTTATCTGACGCTAGCGATGATGAGATAACTTTGGATGATGGCCAAATAATACCATATGCAATCCTAGTTTGGGCAGGCGGTCTTACAGCAAGTCCCGTAATTGCAGATCTAAAATCAGAGCATGCCCCTAACGGTAAGATTCTAGTAGATGAATTTTTACAAATCAAAGGTGCCAAAAACGCCTATGCGCTAGGCGACTGTGCAGCCATAATGGATAAAAAAACTGGAAGGCCATATCCTCCGACAGCCCAACATGCAGTACGAGAGGCTAAAACTGTAGCCGAGAATATTATATCTGATTTAAAGGGAAAACGTGTAAAGAAGAAATTCTCTTATAAAAGCATGGGATCTATGGCAAAGATTGGAAAACGAAACGGTGTAGCACTCTTGATGGGAGTAAAACTATATGGATTTTTGGCATGGATTGTATGGAGACAATATTATCTATCAACGTTACCAAGTTTTGAGAAAAGATTTCGCGTCGCAGTAGACTGGACCGCAGATTTGATCTTTCCAAGGGATATTACCATACTCGGCGATGCAAAATAATAAACATGTTTTGTATCGTAAACTCTATTTATCTCAATTATGGTATCATATTTCTAATAATAATACTAGTATATTGATATTTTATCTATTAAATTAAATATATTGTTTAATTACTTGTTTTATTACTATATTTTTAGTAATGATATAATTTGATCGAATCTTGATCACAATTTAGTATATTTTGTTAGACGGTATGGATCTAATAATAGATCATGTATAGTAAATAATGCAGGAGATTTATACTGGTCAGGACGCGACGGGCTAATCGATACTGTGTTGACTGTGGGGGACGACTCGTGTATTATCCTAGACTATCAAATCCCAAAGCCCCAAATGAATACAGGATTCTCGTGTATGCATGCCCGGATTGTA encodes:
- a CDS encoding Pyridine nucleotide-disulfide oxidoreductase, which codes for MRKTIIPSQMRVGFSLKKEVFFVTFASIIGAAFMHTPRLIIGDGDFAQYRITLLIIARTLGSESYFVGFVIHIGVAIIIGIIIGVLLHKILKFNMSSFVHGIIYGSFSGIVVFAVFAIPVATLILMPNSIQVIQMINENNMFGSEHVTSISLISGIVDMFVMHIIWGLSLGTISSILTRAGGTNYRCHICDIEFSKESTCRKHISHIHENPSPHIKKILILGCGYGGIGVLQRVQKAFDVDVNVSITLVGEENFFLHTPLLPEMATGMIATRHIATPVRMFCKRARYYHAKVNWVDLENSRIGITRNLDGKGAELGYDHLVMAMGAKTNFFGNKNVEKYAHTIKTMNDAVKLRNHMIMSMERADQEDDPKMVLKMMTFVVVGGGFSGVETVGEINDFVRESLETYYRNIDPKRIRIILVSSGPLLPEIGGLGEYVTKSLKENGIEIITPSRLSDASDDEITLDDGQIIPYAILVWAGGLTASPVIADLKSEHAPNGKILVDEFLQIKGAKNAYALGDCAAIMDKKTGRPYPPTAQHAVREAKTVAENIISDLKGKRVKKKFSYKSMGSMAKIGKRNGVALLMGVKLYGFLAWIVWRQYYLSTLPSFEKRFRVAVDWTADLIFPRDITILGDAK